From a single Bacteroidota bacterium genomic region:
- a CDS encoding inorganic pyrophosphatase, which produces MGHLYKQHPWHGVQIGEKAPDVVETYIEIVPTDTIKYELDKKTGYLRVDRPQLFSNICPTLYGFIPQTYCDKHVADYCMERTGREGIHGDGDPLDICVLTEKEITHGDIFLQSIPIGGFRMIDGEEADDKIIAVLKGDAVYGVWDEISDVPQGIVERLRHYFLTYKSIPGETPRKKVEITHVYDREEAHEVIRRSQQDYHDKFGDLEDLLTGALRS; this is translated from the coding sequence ATGGGACATTTATATAAGCAACATCCATGGCACGGTGTCCAGATTGGTGAGAAGGCTCCTGATGTGGTTGAAACCTACATTGAGATTGTTCCAACCGATACGATCAAGTATGAATTGGATAAGAAGACAGGTTATTTACGGGTGGACCGGCCCCAGCTTTTCTCGAACATATGTCCCACGCTGTATGGATTTATTCCGCAGACGTATTGCGACAAGCATGTGGCGGACTATTGCATGGAACGAACAGGCAGGGAAGGCATTCATGGTGACGGAGATCCGCTTGATATCTGTGTGCTGACAGAAAAGGAAATCACGCACGGCGATATCTTTCTTCAATCTATCCCGATCGGAGGCTTCCGGATGATTGATGGAGAGGAAGCGGATGACAAAATCATTGCGGTCCTCAAAGGGGATGCCGTATACGGGGTCTGGGATGAAATCTCGGATGTTCCGCAGGGAATCGTGGAGCGGTTACGGCATTATTTTCTGACGTACAAATCCATTCCGGGAGAAACGCCGCGAAAAAAGGTGGAGATCACCCATGTGTATGACCGTGAAGAAGCCCATGAGGTCATCAGACGGTCTCAGCAGGATTATCACGACAAATTTGGTGATCTGGAGGACCTGCTGACCGGCGCCCTCCGAAGTTAA
- a CDS encoding GAF domain-containing sensor histidine kinase: MTRIRDYRLHILDTEGLPLSAIANFPIPISLERITQPTIQLLKELLAPIPPNQPVVIVSDKSLFDEAIVSSLPNFEHYYWLIVDDSKILSENLVHALDRGIVSDIVDSTVSPKALQISLTKILRYYEKRYEFDEVKTHLRRLNKIAIALSTEQNIENVLDSILRVALELTDADSGTLYFLETKEKVDLPVKVSSKNKQMRFIYTKNYSIGTDPIQNQVMDITPTSLAGYCALNGETLEFNDVYQIGKDLPFSFNRSFDQKSGYRTKSMLVVPLKNHRREIIGVLQLINKKSIPGVALTSPEITEKVVIPFSDFDKEISESFGSQAAVAFENKQLFSNLQEQFQRTAQTLSEKFNSLVSLVSGIAHEVNNPINYISNSIQPLRTDVSEVSHIISVLASLKVINRNEIANLPFPDHLQDLKEVILRLIDYAKGTNLAEISDEIEVLSVIIEKGAAKITGIVRSLMSFSLLIESTLQQVDLKLVTDMSVQSLEKDLGRKLPVQVQFTGGTSLESNADMLHIVLTNILRNSVQAIPDPDGQVWISVNGNEDYVTITIRDNGPGIPATVAPRIFEAFYTTNEQKGNIGMGLFVAYNMVQRLNGVLKYQPAPETGSLFTIHLPVSQANLNPFL; the protein is encoded by the coding sequence ATGACAAGAATCAGGGATTACCGGCTTCATATACTCGATACGGAAGGACTTCCGCTGTCGGCTATTGCCAATTTCCCGATTCCCATCTCACTGGAGCGGATCACTCAACCAACCATTCAGTTGCTGAAAGAGTTGCTGGCCCCGATTCCTCCCAACCAGCCGGTTGTTATCGTTTCGGACAAATCGCTGTTCGATGAGGCCATTGTTTCCTCCCTGCCAAATTTTGAGCACTACTATTGGCTAATTGTCGATGATTCTAAGATTCTGTCCGAAAATCTGGTTCATGCACTCGACAGGGGAATTGTTTCTGACATTGTTGATTCGACGGTGTCCCCTAAGGCTCTTCAGATTTCGTTAACGAAAATTCTTCGTTACTACGAGAAACGATACGAATTCGACGAAGTCAAAACGCACCTGAGGCGGTTGAATAAGATTGCCATTGCGCTCTCAACCGAACAGAATATCGAGAATGTACTCGATTCCATCCTTCGGGTAGCTCTGGAACTGACCGATGCCGACTCGGGAACCCTGTATTTTCTCGAGACCAAGGAAAAAGTTGATTTACCGGTCAAAGTCAGTTCAAAAAATAAACAGATGCGGTTTATTTACACCAAGAACTACTCGATCGGAACCGATCCCATTCAGAACCAGGTCATGGATATCACGCCGACCAGCCTGGCTGGTTACTGTGCCCTGAATGGCGAAACACTTGAATTCAATGACGTTTATCAGATCGGTAAGGACCTTCCCTTTTCATTTAACCGGTCTTTCGATCAGAAATCGGGATACCGCACCAAATCTATGCTGGTGGTTCCGCTTAAGAACCACCGTCGCGAAATCATTGGTGTGCTGCAGCTGATTAATAAGAAAAGTATACCGGGTGTGGCACTAACCAGTCCGGAAATCACCGAGAAAGTGGTCATTCCCTTTTCCGATTTTGATAAGGAAATCAGCGAATCATTCGGGTCACAGGCTGCGGTAGCTTTCGAAAACAAGCAACTATTCAGCAACCTGCAGGAGCAGTTTCAACGGACCGCCCAGACACTGAGTGAGAAATTCAACAGTCTGGTTTCATTGGTTTCTGGGATCGCTCATGAGGTGAATAACCCGATCAATTATATTTCAAACAGCATACAGCCACTGAGAACCGATGTTTCCGAAGTAAGTCACATCATCTCGGTACTCGCTTCGCTGAAAGTGATCAATCGGAATGAAATAGCGAATCTCCCGTTTCCGGATCACCTTCAGGACCTGAAGGAAGTGATCTTACGCCTGATTGATTATGCCAAGGGCACCAATCTGGCCGAGATCAGCGATGAAATTGAGGTTTTGTCGGTCATCATTGAAAAAGGGGCAGCCAAAATCACCGGTATTGTCCGGTCCCTCATGTCGTTCTCGCTTCTGATTGAAAGCACCCTTCAGCAAGTTGATCTGAAACTGGTGACTGACATGTCGGTTCAGTCTCTCGAAAAAGACCTTGGCCGAAAATTACCAGTCCAGGTTCAGTTCACTGGCGGCACCAGCCTCGAATCAAACGCCGACATGCTTCATATAGTGCTGACCAACATCCTCAGAAATTCTGTTCAGGCGATTCCCGACCCGGATGGACAGGTTTGGATTTCGGTAAATGGAAACGAAGATTACGTGACGATTACCATTCGTGATAACGGACCCGGTATTCCTGCCACAGTGGCCCCCCGGATCTTTGAAGCCTTCTACACCACCAATGAGCAGAAGGGAAATATTGGTATGGGACTTTTCGTGGCGTACAACATGGTCCAACGGTTAAATGGCGTCCTGAAGTATCAACCCGCACCTGAAACCGGATCTCTTTTCACCATCCATCTGCCGGTCAGTCAGGCCAATCTGAATCCCTTTCTGTAA
- a CDS encoding 2-oxoacid:acceptor oxidoreductase family protein, with the protein MSELPTSYMIPDARIPFCPGCGHTTNLTHLDKAFQQMGADPLKTVLVTDIGCVGLSDQYFNVHAFHGLHGRSVTYATGIKLANPELDVIVLMGDGGCGIGGAHLISAARRNIDITVMVFNNFNFGMTGGEHSVTTPTGGLTVTTSGGNQEFPLDIIGLAGLCGGAFGARTTTFDRELPSLMAKAIRHPGFSILDIWEFCTAYYSPRNDLDKKAMQDISDAHHLPMGIGFERKDRLPLPVRQTPVSTKKEKNPIDLSPRFPCLVSRQTEVLVTGGAGQKIRSTASILSQAAILSGAEATQKDDYPITVKTGYSSAEVIISPSSIWYTGMTAPDAAIVLSVDGLKKDLKLIQAMKPGSLVIAETGLPDFQTGATVLRLPLEATAKPIDRNSLGLVAAGVLAAKTGWLSEEAIETAIALNQKAAWLETSLKAFRAGISLGKTV; encoded by the coding sequence ATGTCTGAACTTCCAACCTCTTACATGATCCCGGATGCCCGGATTCCCTTCTGTCCGGGATGTGGTCACACCACCAACCTGACTCATCTGGATAAGGCGTTTCAACAGATGGGAGCCGATCCGTTAAAAACGGTGCTGGTAACCGATATCGGCTGTGTGGGCCTATCCGATCAGTACTTCAATGTTCATGCCTTTCACGGACTCCATGGCCGGTCGGTTACCTATGCCACCGGAATCAAACTGGCAAATCCGGAACTGGATGTCATCGTTCTGATGGGTGATGGCGGATGCGGAATCGGCGGGGCTCATCTGATCAGCGCCGCCCGGCGAAACATCGATATCACCGTGATGGTGTTTAATAATTTCAATTTCGGTATGACCGGCGGCGAACATTCGGTTACCACTCCGACAGGGGGATTAACCGTTACCACATCGGGAGGAAACCAGGAATTTCCGCTGGATATCATCGGACTTGCTGGTTTATGCGGCGGAGCCTTTGGTGCAAGAACCACGACATTTGACCGCGAACTGCCCTCCCTGATGGCTAAAGCCATCCGTCATCCCGGTTTCTCGATCCTCGATATCTGGGAATTCTGCACCGCCTATTACAGTCCACGGAACGATCTGGATAAAAAAGCCATGCAGGACATCTCGGATGCCCATCATCTGCCCATGGGGATCGGATTCGAACGAAAAGACCGGTTACCACTCCCAGTCAGGCAAACACCCGTCAGCACGAAAAAAGAGAAAAACCCAATTGACCTTTCACCTCGATTTCCATGTCTGGTTTCCAGACAAACCGAGGTGCTGGTAACCGGTGGGGCCGGACAGAAAATCAGAAGCACGGCCTCGATTCTGAGTCAGGCGGCCATTCTTTCCGGTGCAGAAGCAACCCAGAAAGATGACTACCCCATCACCGTGAAAACCGGCTATTCTTCTGCCGAAGTGATCATCAGTCCATCATCCATCTGGTATACCGGTATGACGGCACCCGATGCGGCTATCGTGCTGTCGGTGGATGGACTAAAAAAAGACCTGAAGCTGATACAGGCCATGAAACCGGGATCATTGGTGATTGCAGAAACCGGGTTGCCTGACTTTCAGACGGGAGCAACGGTTTTAAGGCTTCCGCTCGAAGCAACCGCAAAACCCATTGACCGGAATTCACTGGGACTGGTCGCTGCAGGGGTTCTGGCGGCAAAAACCGGTTGGCTATCTGAAGAGGCCATTGAAACCGCCATCGCCTTAAATCAGAAGGCAGCCTGGCTGGAAACCTCCCTGAAAGCATTCAGGGCTGGAATTTCTCTCGGGAAGACCGTTTAA
- a CDS encoding bacterioferritin — protein sequence MGVLNQILETELAGVINYSHYSMMVFGYSRIPIVKWMKDQAAESMEHAYEAGELITHFGEHPSLGIGELTETHKHDIGDILREALYHERKALKYYYDLLELVKDEHVMLEEYARKMIEQEERHIGEVDKMLRKPGDVARFQG from the coding sequence ATGGGTGTCCTTAACCAGATTCTGGAAACAGAACTGGCCGGCGTCATCAATTATTCACATTACTCGATGATGGTATTTGGCTACAGCCGCATACCGATTGTCAAATGGATGAAGGACCAGGCGGCCGAATCCATGGAACATGCTTACGAAGCCGGAGAGCTGATCACCCATTTCGGTGAGCATCCGTCACTTGGAATCGGGGAACTCACCGAAACCCACAAACATGATATAGGAGATATTCTTCGTGAAGCGCTTTATCATGAACGGAAGGCTCTGAAATATTATTATGATTTGCTAGAACTCGTGAAGGATGAGCATGTCATGCTTGAAGAATACGCCCGTAAGATGATTGAGCAGGAAGAACGCCACATTGGTGAAGTGGACAAAATGCTCAGGAAACCCGGTGATGTAGCCCGCTTTCAGGGATAA
- a CDS encoding MmcQ/YjbR family DNA-binding protein, which produces MTLDSLRMYCLGLPGVTEDLPFDEDTLAFRIGGKIFLLTSLTETTTMNVKCDPERAIELRETWPEEVIPGYHMNKKHWNTVSLTGRLNDDFLKDQILHSYQLVKGPAGKKRTSSR; this is translated from the coding sequence ATGACACTCGATTCGCTGAGGATGTACTGTCTGGGACTTCCCGGGGTTACCGAAGACCTGCCTTTTGATGAGGACACCCTTGCCTTCCGCATTGGGGGTAAGATTTTTCTTCTGACCAGTCTGACCGAAACCACCACAATGAATGTAAAATGTGACCCTGAGCGAGCCATTGAACTGAGGGAAACCTGGCCGGAAGAGGTGATTCCTGGGTATCACATGAATAAGAAACACTGGAATACGGTTTCTTTAACCGGACGGTTGAATGATGATTTTCTGAAGGACCAGATTCTGCACTCCTATCAGTTGGTGAAAGGACCGGCCGGGAAAAAGAGGACTTCTTCGCGCTGA
- a CDS encoding pyruvate flavodoxin/ferredoxin oxidoreductase: MIDFLDGNDAVVQGALDAGCDFFAGYPITPATPILLSMMSQLPDRGGVAIQGEDEIASIGFCIGAAMSGKKALTATSGPGMSLYSENIGLAIMGEVPLVIVDVQRLGPATGSATKDASGDIQFVRWITSGGYPVIALSPSSVEDCYQLTREAFRLAWQFRTPVFIMSSKELAQTRVKVDRNRMTTLTAPSVKESIPASGNGKMVSYSNDHPVPPQPVGSPFLTRFTGSSHDESGQLTKSPAILASLHQHLMTKLDEKTCTFYEYHGPEVPRNLIVCYGVVARSARQAWQEAGDSDLGLLILKTLWPVPETLLSHYMKHADKIWVPEMNQEQYARELKMLARPGQEIIPITQVNSELIHPSLILNALREVSHV, from the coding sequence ATGATCGATTTTCTTGATGGGAACGATGCAGTTGTTCAGGGTGCATTGGATGCCGGCTGTGATTTTTTTGCCGGGTATCCCATTACCCCTGCCACCCCGATATTACTCTCCATGATGAGCCAATTGCCCGATCGTGGCGGTGTGGCGATTCAGGGTGAGGATGAAATTGCCTCCATTGGTTTCTGCATTGGTGCTGCCATGTCAGGAAAGAAGGCACTGACTGCCACCAGCGGTCCGGGAATGAGTTTGTACTCTGAAAATATTGGTCTTGCCATTATGGGAGAAGTCCCTCTTGTCATTGTTGACGTTCAAAGGCTGGGACCTGCAACCGGATCGGCAACCAAGGATGCAAGCGGAGATATCCAGTTTGTAAGGTGGATAACCAGCGGTGGCTACCCGGTCATTGCACTCTCCCCTTCCTCGGTAGAAGATTGCTACCAGCTCACCCGGGAAGCCTTTCGTCTTGCCTGGCAGTTCCGGACACCGGTTTTCATTATGTCCTCAAAGGAATTGGCACAGACCCGCGTCAAAGTCGACCGGAACCGGATGACCACGCTAACGGCTCCTTCAGTGAAAGAATCAATCCCGGCTTCAGGAAACGGAAAAATGGTCAGCTATTCCAACGATCATCCCGTTCCGCCCCAACCAGTCGGAAGTCCCTTCCTCACCCGGTTTACCGGCAGCAGCCATGATGAATCGGGACAACTGACAAAATCTCCGGCGATCCTTGCCAGCCTTCATCAGCATCTGATGACCAAACTGGATGAAAAAACCTGCACATTTTACGAATACCATGGACCTGAAGTGCCAAGGAACCTGATTGTTTGCTATGGGGTGGTTGCCCGGTCAGCGCGTCAGGCCTGGCAGGAGGCTGGAGATTCAGATCTTGGATTGCTGATCCTGAAGACCTTGTGGCCGGTCCCGGAAACCCTGCTTTCCCATTATATGAAGCACGCTGACAAAATCTGGGTACCAGAAATGAATCAGGAACAATATGCTCGGGAGCTGAAGATGTTGGCCAGACCCGGGCAGGAAATCATTCCGATCACGCAGGTCAACTCTGAACTGATCCACCCTTCACTGATTCTGAATGCTCTCCGGGAGGTGTCTCATGTCTGA
- the recR gene encoding recombination protein RecR, which produces MIRLSDHLDSLVHELSKLPGIGRKTAQRLAYHVMKQPREEVDLLAGSLLAVKEKVKQCSICGNITDDETCRICLSPRRNPNQICVVEEPTDVIAIEKTNDFQGVYHVLGGSISPLDGITPEQLNIRSLLDRIQKSDDMEIILAMNPDVEGEATTLYLSRLMKNFPGLIVTRLARGIPVGGDLEFSDEATLSRALEGRIKL; this is translated from the coding sequence ATGATCCGGCTTTCCGATCACCTCGACTCGCTGGTTCATGAGCTGTCAAAATTGCCCGGAATCGGAAGGAAAACGGCACAGCGGCTGGCCTACCACGTGATGAAGCAACCCCGGGAGGAAGTCGATCTTCTGGCCGGCTCGCTTCTTGCCGTTAAGGAAAAAGTGAAACAATGCAGCATCTGCGGAAATATCACCGATGATGAAACCTGCCGAATTTGTCTGTCACCCCGCAGGAACCCAAATCAGATCTGTGTGGTTGAAGAACCAACCGATGTCATCGCCATCGAGAAGACCAATGACTTCCAGGGTGTGTATCATGTTCTGGGAGGTTCCATTTCTCCTCTGGATGGAATCACACCGGAGCAACTCAACATCCGGTCATTGCTCGACAGAATCCAGAAAAGCGATGACATGGAAATCATTCTGGCCATGAATCCAGATGTGGAAGGAGAAGCGACCACACTTTACCTGTCAAGACTGATGAAAAATTTCCCCGGTCTTATTGTCACCCGGCTCGCCCGTGGAATTCCGGTTGGTGGTGACCTGGAATTTTCTGATGAAGCCACTCTAAGCCGTGCCCTGGAGGGACGGATCAAACTTTAA
- a CDS encoding isoprenylcysteine carboxylmethyltransferase family protein: MFRWVAGYLVGLLIFGVLFPALLIAAGKLYPVPLFFFPAMGQLIALMLFVPGLVFVFWSNLDLVKYGKGGPADFSGWSISPRTIHLVVKGSYRYTRNPMVFGISGIYLAICTWMNSAIAAGIWILFLILVALYIKWVEEPRLIRDFGDSYRQYRCRVPMLFPFAYFYPKL, encoded by the coding sequence ATGTTCCGCTGGGTTGCAGGTTATTTGGTTGGTCTGCTCATCTTCGGGGTCCTTTTTCCGGCTTTGCTGATTGCGGCAGGGAAGCTTTATCCGGTTCCGTTGTTCTTTTTTCCGGCGATGGGTCAGTTGATTGCCCTTATGCTGTTTGTGCCGGGTCTGGTATTTGTTTTCTGGTCCAATCTGGATCTGGTTAAATACGGAAAAGGCGGTCCGGCCGATTTTTCTGGTTGGTCGATCAGTCCCCGAACCATCCATCTGGTGGTTAAGGGATCCTACCGATACACCCGGAATCCGATGGTTTTTGGGATATCGGGAATTTACCTGGCCATCTGTACCTGGATGAACAGCGCGATTGCGGCCGGCATCTGGATTCTTTTTCTGATTCTGGTGGCCCTTTACATCAAATGGGTCGAAGAACCGCGATTAATCAGGGATTTCGGTGATTCATACCGGCAATACCGCTGCCGGGTACCAATGTTGTTTCCATTTGCCTATTTCTACCCGAAACTATAA
- the dnaX gene encoding DNA polymerase III subunit gamma/tau produces the protein MEFQASARKWRPDTFADVVAQSHVGTTLKNAILKKRIGHSYIFSGPRGVGKTTAARIFAKALNCQAPVGGDPCNTCDNCNDIRNGRFIDLFEIDGASNNGVDNVRDIRDALRYPPQKGQYKTYIIDEVHMLSIGAFNALLKTLEEPPGYAVFIFATTEIHKVPATILSRCQRFDFRRITTTEIIDRLKFIISQEGITADDNSLLIIARKADGAMRDALSILDQLVAFFGKTLTGSEISRILNVVEQELFFQTTDFILARDVKAALQFINELTARGYDLHDFVQGLAEHIRNLMVVVTTGDAGLLDISDGFRERYIRTASHFHYMDLIRQLNLTAETEPILKNASNQRLRVELLLSKLCTMEQTVTVQDVLKQLSRAEKLLEQSLANRQSEPSVTYRVPEQATQVMPIPVPPPDQIPVITPVKTETPAAGPAQPFLYQSPSKGQKPSFPDLRGSRSTAPVPASAQPETTRPATQKSPSLAEFMERWPAFLDKIRQEQKIALASVLEHANPESVEGSLVTLKVYRSFEKNQIERHGMEISDLISAFYGFHPAVRADLTNEETAPFMQDDPAVVFEELKKSNPLFKKIVDRFNAEPI, from the coding sequence ATGGAGTTTCAGGCGTCGGCCAGAAAGTGGCGCCCGGATACCTTTGCTGATGTGGTGGCCCAGAGCCATGTAGGTACCACTCTGAAGAATGCGATTTTAAAAAAACGCATCGGGCACTCCTACATCTTCTCGGGTCCGCGTGGAGTGGGAAAAACCACTGCCGCCAGAATTTTTGCCAAGGCGCTGAACTGTCAGGCTCCGGTTGGTGGCGATCCCTGCAACACCTGTGACAATTGCAATGATATCCGGAATGGACGGTTTATCGATCTGTTCGAAATCGATGGTGCATCGAACAATGGGGTCGATAACGTCCGCGATATCCGTGATGCCCTCCGGTATCCGCCGCAAAAAGGACAGTACAAAACCTACATCATCGATGAAGTCCACATGCTTTCCATCGGTGCATTCAATGCACTGCTGAAAACACTGGAAGAACCACCGGGATACGCGGTCTTTATCTTTGCCACCACTGAAATCCACAAAGTTCCGGCCACCATCCTTTCCAGATGTCAGCGGTTCGATTTCCGGCGTATCACAACCACCGAAATCATCGACCGGCTGAAATTCATCATATCACAGGAAGGAATTACTGCCGACGACAACAGCCTGCTGATTATTGCACGCAAGGCCGATGGTGCCATGCGCGATGCCCTTTCTATTCTGGATCAGCTGGTGGCCTTTTTCGGAAAAACGCTGACCGGTTCCGAAATAAGCCGGATTCTGAATGTGGTTGAGCAGGAACTGTTTTTTCAGACCACCGATTTCATTCTGGCCAGAGATGTGAAAGCTGCCCTGCAGTTTATTAATGAACTGACTGCCCGTGGTTATGATCTGCACGATTTTGTTCAGGGATTGGCCGAACACATAAGGAATCTGATGGTCGTGGTCACAACCGGTGATGCCGGCCTGCTCGATATCTCGGATGGTTTCCGGGAACGGTACATCCGGACCGCCAGTCATTTTCATTACATGGATCTGATCAGACAATTAAATCTGACGGCCGAAACCGAACCCATTCTCAAAAATGCCTCCAATCAGCGATTGCGGGTTGAATTGCTGCTGTCAAAGCTCTGCACCATGGAGCAAACTGTAACGGTTCAGGACGTGTTAAAACAGCTGAGCCGGGCCGAAAAACTACTTGAACAATCTCTTGCCAACCGTCAGAGTGAACCTTCCGTGACTTATCGGGTTCCGGAGCAGGCCACCCAGGTCATGCCGATTCCGGTTCCGCCCCCCGATCAGATTCCTGTGATCACTCCGGTTAAAACCGAAACTCCGGCCGCTGGGCCTGCTCAACCCTTTCTTTACCAGTCACCTTCTAAAGGTCAGAAACCCAGCTTTCCGGACCTCAGAGGGTCGCGTTCAACGGCACCTGTACCGGCATCTGCACAACCGGAAACGACCCGGCCCGCTACGCAGAAAAGTCCGTCCCTTGCCGAATTCATGGAACGCTGGCCAGCCTTTCTTGACAAAATTCGCCAGGAGCAGAAAATTGCCCTGGCCTCTGTGCTTGAACATGCCAATCCGGAATCGGTTGAAGGGTCTTTGGTTACCCTGAAGGTCTACCGCTCATTCGAAAAAAATCAGATCGAACGCCATGGGATGGAAATTTCTGATCTCATTTCTGCTTTTTATGGTTTTCATCCGGCCGTTCGTGCCGACCTGACCAATGAGGAAACAGCCCCTTTCATGCAGGATGATCCGGCTGTGGTGTTTGAAGAACTGAAAAAATCGAACCCGTTGTTTAAGAAAATCGTTGATCGTTTTAACGCTGAACCCATTTAA
- a CDS encoding DNA recombination protein RmuC yields MDLIGLLAGFFAGVVAGALLIWFIQKREQQRLTGLWQESREQAVRSEQQTLAAEQQANRWKTEAESARQTILDLTAAAGSLRAEKEALMAEKANWQTQVQGMQQQLQEQFELISHRVLQRTSQAFSETSQERMSAVLTPLKEKIEQFEKKVSDNSVQSESSIRVLQQQIKDLGELNKKISTDAENLTLALKGDKKMQGNWGEFQLETLLEKAGLEKGIHFQTQVSAVNEDGNRQQPDVVILLPDNKHLIIDSKVSLVAYTNWYQAETDADRERFLRDHLAAIRSHIRLLSDKKYDQLDGLNTPDYVMMFIPVEPAFSLAVQSESGLYLQALEKNIVLVTTSTLLATLRTVASIWKQENQRRNVQEIADEAGKLYDKFHGFMEDFTQIGDRLGSTKKSFDQAMNKLSEGSGNILGRFEKMKKLGARASKQLDRTLLDAAKDVPGETS; encoded by the coding sequence ATGGATCTGATTGGTCTTTTGGCCGGTTTTTTTGCCGGAGTGGTAGCTGGTGCGTTGTTGATCTGGTTCATTCAGAAAAGGGAACAGCAACGGTTAACCGGATTGTGGCAGGAAAGCAGGGAGCAGGCAGTCCGGTCGGAGCAACAGACCCTTGCTGCAGAACAGCAAGCCAACCGCTGGAAAACCGAGGCCGAATCTGCCCGGCAGACCATTCTCGATCTGACGGCCGCTGCAGGGTCCCTGCGCGCAGAAAAAGAAGCGCTCATGGCCGAAAAGGCCAACTGGCAGACCCAGGTTCAGGGTATGCAGCAGCAATTGCAGGAGCAGTTTGAACTGATCAGTCACCGGGTGCTTCAGCGGACTTCCCAGGCCTTTTCGGAAACCAGTCAAGAGCGGATGTCGGCGGTCCTGACTCCCCTGAAGGAAAAAATCGAACAGTTCGAAAAGAAAGTCAGTGACAACTCGGTTCAGAGTGAAAGCAGTATCCGGGTGCTTCAGCAGCAGATTAAAGATTTGGGTGAACTGAACAAAAAAATCAGCACCGATGCCGAAAACCTCACTCTGGCCTTGAAGGGTGATAAAAAAATGCAGGGTAACTGGGGAGAATTTCAACTCGAAACCCTGCTTGAAAAGGCCGGGCTGGAGAAGGGAATTCACTTTCAGACACAGGTATCTGCCGTTAATGAGGATGGAAACCGTCAACAGCCCGATGTGGTAATTCTGCTCCCGGATAACAAACATCTGATCATTGATTCAAAGGTATCTCTGGTCGCCTACACCAATTGGTATCAGGCCGAAACGGATGCGGATCGTGAACGATTTCTGCGGGATCATCTGGCCGCTATCCGGTCTCACATAAGGTTATTAAGTGATAAAAAATACGATCAGCTCGATGGATTAAATACGCCAGATTATGTGATGATGTTTATCCCGGTGGAACCTGCCTTTTCACTTGCGGTTCAGTCCGAGTCGGGACTGTATCTGCAGGCGCTCGAGAAAAACATTGTGCTCGTAACCACTTCAACCCTGCTGGCCACTCTCCGGACCGTTGCCAGCATCTGGAAACAGGAAAATCAGCGCCGGAATGTGCAGGAAATTGCCGATGAGGCTGGAAAGCTGTATGACAAGTTTCACGGATTCATGGAAGATTTCACACAGATCGGGGACCGGTTGGGCTCGACAAAAAAATCCTTTGATCAGGCCATGAATAAACTGTCTGAAGGGTCGGGGAATATTCTCGGACGGTTCGAGAAAATGAAAAAACTGGGTGCACGTGCGTCGAAGCAACTGGACCGAACCCTCCTGGATGCTGCCAAAGATGTGCCTGGAGAGACCTCATGA
- a CDS encoding YbaB/EbfC family nucleoid-associated protein: protein MMNKGGMAGMMKQMQAMQQKAEKIQAELENKTITCESGGGMVKVTANGRQRILSVAIDPQLLADNDKEMLEDLIVAAVNKAVEESGKLGNDEMKKAYAGMLPNIPGMDKFF from the coding sequence ATGATGAATAAAGGTGGCATGGCCGGAATGATGAAGCAGATGCAGGCCATGCAGCAAAAAGCCGAGAAAATACAGGCCGAACTTGAGAATAAAACCATTACCTGTGAGTCAGGCGGCGGAATGGTGAAAGTGACTGCCAATGGTCGTCAGCGGATTCTTTCTGTGGCCATTGATCCGCAACTCTTGGCCGATAACGATAAGGAAATGCTGGAAGACCTGATAGTGGCTGCTGTTAACAAAGCGGTGGAAGAGTCTGGAAAGCTTGGCAACGATGAAATGAAAAAAGCCTATGCAGGCATGCTCCCCAATATTCCGGGAATGGATAAGTTTTTTTGA